TGTCCCAGAGCACTGAAACCTTTCAGAACTCTGCTTGACTTTTCCATAAAAGTACCTGGTCTTTTAAGGGCATTTCATGCACTTCAGAACTGGCCCATTCCATAAAGAAAGGAATATCTGCACTGGCTAAATATAAAGGCCacattaaaaacctttaaattaTCTGGGCTAGTGGGAATGTACACTCAGGAAAGTAAAGTGTTCATATAATTCAAGGTAAAACTTCTCTATGACAGCTTCTTAAAATCAACTGGTTTTGAAGAAAATGGTTTTAAAGTTACTACACATATATTGCTACCCTAGTAAATACAGCTGAAACTTTACAGATTCATTATGAAGATCACAGCATGTTTTTTAAACGTTCTCAGAGACAGACATGCTACTATTTGTTCTGCCTTCCTAGAGATTCTTCTCTATGACCACCCAGATTGTATCCCAGCACCCCATGGCCTAATTCCTATTTTtgctgtgtttgtttttctcctaccccttccctcatttttttcccGTTCCTATCCTTCCTTGCCTTTGATATTGCTGAGGCGTATTTTCTATTACCCTCAATAGCCAGTGAGGGCATTCTTCTCCTTCTGCTTTCACAAAATGATCGGTCACATCCTGTATTTTGTAACCTTTAGTGTCTTTTGATTCTGCTCAGCTATTTTTGTCACTGATGACTTTTCTGCACTTCAATTTTTTCTACATTCATTGTTCCAGACAACGGAAGGTGCCTGTGGTtgaaggcaggggagggcagtGCCAATAAGTCAAAGTATCATTTTATGTTTATCCTTTTCCTTATACattcacttttctgttttcagttaatTTTCAAAGTACAGTACAGATGTTCCTATCAATTGCCCAATTCCTGTATCAGGTCTTTAAAAGATTCCAGAAGAGGTAATTTGCAGACcaagcaaaaaggaaattaagtgCCTCAGTGGAAACGAAAACTTCTAGACCATTTAGCATCAATGCATAGAACATGCAGAAACTACATTTTTAGGCAAAAAGGATTTTTGcctaaaagaaagataataaacatGCTATCAACTTAGACAAGCTGaagttctcttcctttttaatgttttcactttgTCTACTATCACTATAATTTTaggaaagcatttaacaaaaataaaacctttaagtCAACTATTTCTACTGTGTAATACAAAAGGTTTTAAGAATATGTATTTCTGGTATGCCTCAAATTATATCTTCACTcttaattatatcaaaataagGTAATAAACTCTGAAAAACATTCAAATTCTTTTTGTATGGAATTTGGTTAAAAGAACCCACTGCTAAAACTACAGGGTAAACCAATGAAAGAGTTTAAAATGTACACTAAGCCCAGGCTCTGAatctttttgcatattttaacatTAGGTATGTTTGTGGAATTTgggtctgtttcctggtttggaAGTGTATTTGAGGTAGGGTGAAATTAAAGCAAGTGAAGATAACTGTGATTaatgagaggaaaacaaaatttcaaactaGCCAACTCAGTTCATTTGTCCTAGCTCCAAGTGCATACCAACAGAAAGTTGGCTGATCTGGGATCAGAGCAAACATCTGATGTGGAAAATTCAGTGTAACCCACAGAACACAATCCTTTTGGTCACCCAAGAGGGTGTGCAAATAATTTTTGTTACAGAGAGTATTTTTGCATTTTCGTAATGGGATTTTACCTATAAAGATAGTAAAGGCTCATTTACTGAGCAGTGTGTGTCATGtaattaataagaattttatatGGATTGATATTTAATCGTCACAACAACTTGATGAGTTAGAATTGATTACCATTATCCCTGTTTAATAGATGGGAAGAGACCTTGAGTAATTTACTCAAGCTCACTTAGGCTCTATAACAGAGATTCAAAGCATCAGACACCAGTTAGCACTCTAAATTTCCATACTATATACTCCCCACTTATATAAAAAGATGCCTATACTCCATTCTGGTAAAATTCCATTTCTGTCAGATTTTTCTGTCTTACAGTCCATTTAAAATACATCCTCAAAGTTTTTGATCATCATAAGACCCAGTGCCTCCAGAGCatagttttgatttaaaaattagaagatttTCCCTATTACAATTATTACTTGTAATTTTTACTGTGTCTAAAATGTGAAACATTTGAAACATGTTGAAAAACAGTAATATATGacaaaaaattttcatgttttaaaagaacataacCAGTTAGCTGGGGCTCCATTGAAAGTatcttataataaaaacaaattttaatttttcatttaacaacACTAAAGAATGAggtatataaatgttttaatcaCAGACTTTTACTGTATGCAATTAACTGTACTTCACAACTAGCATCTTACAAAAAAGACAGTCCCATTGTGCCTGGAAAAAGTACTGCAATTAAACGGAAAATTACATTACCACAAGAAACCACCAAATACACAACTGTCAGGGTCtacaggttgttttttttgtttgtttgttttttgttttttttttctgttcttcaaatgCAATCATAGTGTTTTTAAGTGGTATTTTGTATCCAGgttatgtttttaagttaatttatattCCAGAAGTCTCCTAGAGGTGGATACATATTAAGCAAATGGCTAAAAGAAGCAGGAGACCCTATGAGAATTTAAGAAGTACTGTGTGGTTTCTAGGCTGGATTTTTAAATACAACATGAAACATTATTTCTtgtaaacaaaaatgcaaaatctgtagtcataaaaatattttattggtaaTTTTACATAATAGTAAGTGGggctgtaaatattttttaaatttcaggataTTGATAAATGCATAAACTGGCAGTTGTGTCTGAAAATAGGATACTGTGATTTTcataaaaatcattatatttaATAAGAGGCCAATTAAACTGATTTAAGATTAGTTATTTCCCAGGTCTGTGCAACAGTTCCCATTTCTGTATTAATTAGATTCATACTTCTATGACCCTGCACAAGTTTGGGGCAAGACAACAGTGATAAAACTATTATTAAGTTAAAGCTTTTCCAAAAttgcagcttttaaaatatgtcaggtttcttttctgtttttgccaaatgtttataattatttgaaCTGTAATGTTTTATTCCATACAGAAAACATACCAGTGTTCAATGACAAGAGGACTAAACCTGAATTATAAAGCTAAATAATCAATGTTTTATTGTTTACTACTCTGCTAGTAAAACATTACaataatgaatgttttaaaagataaacaaacaaaaacaaagataaaaccaGAAACATAATTCAGGAACAATAATTTAGTAAAATGTGTCAAAAACATTGGCAACGGTTCATAcaaattctttatttaataacAATTTTCCTATTTAACCACACCAAGTACCAGCAGGTGTATTTAAGAGGATAACCATTAAGAAAATCCTGTTGCAGCAATAGTTGATTAAGTTGATCTTTGACTTGTATACATATAACTATTTGTTTCACAATTctcaaataatacatatttaggCAGCTTGCACTatgttataaaaattgaaattcatACATGCCAATAGTAGAGAATTATGTGTTAGAATTCACTAAACTAAAAGTGAAAATAGACTTACCAATAACACTGCATAATGAATAATTCAACCACATTTTCATGGCACCTTTAACTGTGGAGACCAAAATGTTAAGTTTGGAAATTTTTGGTAGGCATAGATTGCAATAAATTCTAACAAATTTCTATCTTATGTAAAACGCAAATTATGGATTGTGCATGAATATGTTTGTCATGAAAATGTGGTACCTCTTGGCATAATCTGTGTATTTGCATGTTATGACAGAAGTGACTAAGAAActggagaaaataaactttaatgagATTCTCCATTCAGTGATGAGGCTTCTCCTCTGGGTGAAGATGACCTGGACATTCCCCTCTCTGTGTTATCAGAGCTAGACCCACTCTGACTGTGTTGATCTGCAGAAGCAGCACTAGATGCAGGCGGTGACTTCGTTTTCTCCTTAAAGTCTGTAATAATGACTGTCAGATCTCCAACGGTAACTTCCAAATGCTGAGCACTACTCCGATCCACGTTTTTCAATCTTGGCCTAAACacaaaaaatgattatattttaaactaGCTTCTCTTTCTACCAACTTTCTGAACATATACTGAATAAATcaggtaaaaataacaaaatgaatgcATCTATATTTAAGGCTCTAGATTCATGTTTAACTAGCCAAAAAAAAGgtataattaaatgttttaaatcattaaCATTAATCAAACCAATCATTGATGAATCTTCTTCAACATGACAAACTGATACTCTGGAAGCAATGGTCTCTTAATTGTGCTTTTATAGCTTTATCATAATTTTGCAGATAGCTTATAagttttactaaaataaatgttttaggaCAGTAATGACATAGTTGTATCACAGAGTAAGCTGATAACTATTAAGGCTCAGTTATATGTAAGGCTGTTATTCCACAGATGTGCACTGATAAGGCATCATGATTATCTATTCTGCCTGTACCCAAGAAGATTTTAACTGGTCAAAGCCCATGCAAGTATCTGTTCAGTATTGTGAATATCACTCCTGGCTTTATgactaaaaaagaaatagctaaagCACAAATGTCTTTTAAtctaaaaaaggaagggaggaagggagggagggagggagggaggaaggaaagaaggaaggaaggaaggaaggaaggaaggaaggaaggaaggaagggaaaaggaaagagaaaggaaaccttACATTTAAGCTTATATTGGTGGCTTCTgtgtttaatttctaatatacTTCTTAAACTCAGAAAAACACTTTCATGATATTTTATAACAAAGGAGATAAGATCTCTTCTACTCTGTATATGAATAGATTAATttcaaaagagaatattaaattaatggtttgttttattatttcaaaagtgCCATAAAACACTCTTCAAATTTACCTGGTTTTCTTATGACTGTTCTTTTTGCTAGTTgtttccttttcactcttttctttttctactttatcttttttctctttctttgactgTGTAGGGGGCACAAACTGCTGGGTAACCTGCTGTGCAACCAACTGGGAGACAGGTCGAGGTTTCCTGTGTGcatgttaaaaagaaagttttttttattataacttaagaaaatacattctttatgAGACTAGCTCTGATTATAAGAATACAGGTACACgacattattttcaaatacaaaaaatcCTTATATGTGAGATAATTTAATGTGCAATTTAACAgattttacacacatacacacacacaaacaaattaCTGTCTTTCCTatccaacaaaaacaaaactataataacAGTTAAAAGTTATAGCCCAAGATATATGGtcaaaccatgagaaaataactGTTACATAAGTCaatgtgaaaattatttaaaaaagtatatcaaACTGAATGCTCATAGGGAAgcacacatataaataaacatgaatttcaaaaatttaaacttgaaaatttatactgaaataacatttaaatatatccCTTCTCCTTCATAGAAGGAAATAGCTAACCTAACCATCTGTGACAATGGCTACTTGTTCTTTCCTCTAAAATCTTTCACttaatttaataagtatttgaGTGTCAAATTTTCTCACTCTTTATTGCTAAAATCTTTAAGGTTCCTTTTATCTCTAGCCACAATCTCAGCGTGCTTTTTTGACCTTGGCAATCTGTCTAGTCCTTTGAGACTTGcctattcactcatttattcacttaaaaaacattaattgagAAACTATTGCAAAAATTGCACCATGATATCTGAAATGTTGCTTCGCTTCATGCTTTAGTGACAGTACTAACTGTCATTCTACTTGTCAAGGATCCCTCCAGCTTTATGGTAGAACTTGGGCAACTGTGGTCAAGATTCGAAGTAAACAATCTCTAAGTTCTTaaaatgagagacagaagagTGAGGAGGGGAGTGAAAATGGGAGGAGTGAAAAAGTGAGGGAAGGGAGAATaagataaacataaattttagCAGCTGGTCTACAAAACAATAGTAATTTTATTGCATGGAAAATCCTGAACCCATTTTGGTCAGGAGAGTTATTAAagaatcttttgttgttgttcctctaAAGCCATGACAAAATAGAAACCAATGAGAAAATACTGCACTATCTACAATTCAAAACTTTAAGGAGGAATCCTTTTAAGGAGTAAATAGGAAACACAGTATGTAAACAGGTATCAGTAGATGGATTATGAATTTTGTTCAGAGCCTACAGAGTCTGAAGTACAGAAAGCATATCCAGGAAAGATGTACAACACAATTTAAGAAGTAGGGTTGACACAGATATCAGGGTTAATTATGTAGATTAAGAGTTATACAAATGAAAGTGATATTGAAAGCATGGTGATTAATGGCTGAGCTTGCaaggaagtaaaatttttaaaaagtggattaaaacaatgttttttggagcacctgggtggtttagctGGTTAAGCTTGCAGCTCCGGTCatctctgcatcaggctctgcactgacagcttggggcctgcttgggattctctctccctctctctctctgcctctctcctgcgcatacactctctctctcaaaataaacatttaaaaacacacacaatggTTCTTAAATTTAAGGTACATCAGGATCACCAGGAAGGCCTGTTTATGGCTTGCTTGGCCCTACTCCCAGAGTTTCCAATTCAGTAGGCCTAataatctgcatttctaactggTTTCTGAGTTAGTTGATGCCTCTGATCTAGCCCAAAAAGAAGCTTGAAGAGCTGCAATATATTGTTACTAGTGCCGAATAAAGATTGAGATGGAGAGCAGGGAATGGCAaggcaatgaagaaaaaaaacaaggctaAACAGATAGGAAGGAATCCAATAGTAAAAAGCTAAGGAGTCTGACTTACCCTTAAAAGATGGGAGATCACCGAAGAAATTCagaatttaattttacaaaaattactGGCAGCAGTATAAAGGGGAAAGGTACCTCAGAGTGGCAGGGAAACTGTTAGGAAAGCTACTTTAATAGAttaggcaaaaataaaaagggcTTGAACTAAGGAAGCAGCAGAGGGGTTATTTAAGACAGGCTGAAGAAGTAGAATCAAAGACCTGGTAACTAATTATGTATACCTTTCTTAACCAACAAATATTCCTCtagaaaaacacagaaatcctTGTCCTCATGCAGCCAATATTATGTGGGTGGaatcaaaaaataaagtcttaaacgTTCATTTAAAtgctatgggaaaaaaatgaggaacaTAGAGATTATTGGAAGAGTTGCagttttttattatgtttccttttctagCATGTAAATCTCCACAAGGAAAGGGATGATATCAGCTTTATGCACCACTGTATAACTTAGTACCTAGCACAGTTCTGAAAAAATACTAGATACTTACTTAGTATTTGTTGTTGAATGATAAAATCAAGTTTAACAAGGAAGaaagatgtttttttgttttttggtttttgttttttaagaaaaggagtactgtacaggcacctgggtggctcattcagttgagcatccgactcttgattttggctcaggtcatgattccacagtggtgggatcaagccctgtattgggctccatgtGGAgcgtggagcgtgcttgggattcatggtctctctctcttgcatacatacatatactctcaaattaaattaaaaagaaaaaagagtactGTCTCTAAGGTTACTCACTAGTCAGGATCAACCACTCACTACACAGAGGTAAACAAGTAGTAAAGtaagagcaggaagaaataatttatcttttaattatgttgtaaagtggaaaaagaaaaaaaagctgaggggtgcatgggtggctcagtgggttgggcatccgacttcagctcaggtcacgatctcactgttcgtgggtttgagccccaggtcgggctctgtgctgacagctcagagcctggagcctgcttcggattctgtgtctccccctctctctgcccctcccctgctcatgctctgtctctctctgtcccaaaaataaataaaacattaaaaaaaaattttttttaagaaaaaagctcAAAGGTGTGGCAggtttgagaaaatatttgtttaaactAGTACCTAGTGAATAGTGAATCACCTAAAATTGAGTCATTCCAAGATATAAAATGCAATGGAGGTATAGTCATCATTTGGTCTCCCAAGGTAATATGGATCTCTGAATCTCTTCCTTCCGTAATAAATGAAGGTTTAACAACTTCCttcattatatattgtatatatatacatatatattgtatatatacattatatattgtatatatatacatatatatacacacacacacacatatattattacatgtatatagtatatattattatatggcatatatattgTACTGTCACTCCCTCCATCCTAAAATTTAGTGCAAAAtaagttaacaaaaattttagtGATTAAattgaactaaaataaaattacaaacactgaaataaatttaCATGCTTTTTGAACCAGAGGAGAAATCCCAACATTTCTATCAATAAACTGATGTTAGTTATTGAGTAGTGGCCATTATTACTAACaagatatataaattttatttatattatctttatttagTACTGCCTATAAgtaaaatagcatatttttctAGGTTTTCCTGTATTCGTTAATGAGCGAACCCCAATGCTGTTTTCCCGTAAGATCTGAATATCTCAATCAAGGATTCTCTGATCAAGATTTTCAGGAACATGATTCTTGTGCTGTGATTaagtacagaatatttttatgacatgATCAATCACTCCCTCAAACCTCCAGCATTTGTCTCCCAAGTGAGTATCCATCTACTATGTGACACTGTTCCTCAATATCTcactcccattttttttaagtttatttattttctgtgtgtgtgagagagagacagcacatgcaccattgggggagggacagagagggggagagagagagtatcccaagcagggtctggaGCTGTGCAGAGCCTCtttcagggcttgatcttacaaattgtgagatcatgacctgagccaaaatcaagagtccgacggttaaccaactgagccacccaggcgccccctccctcctgcttttATGTGAGAAAGGAACAATCCTAATTTCCCAACTCTGGTCTCTTGTAACTGTTGCCAAgtctttttcatatttaagaagtGTTATCTCTCCAGAATCTTTCTAGaatcatttcccttttttatatGGCCCATCAATCTGAAAATATTAGAGCATGATTTGCTTCATAACCTCATGGTTgagttaatttataatttatttttaaatgagttatgaATTTAAAATTCGTGTTATACTCTCAGTGTTAAGAACAAACTACTTAATAAATGCACACAGAAAGAACAATTAGTTAAACTGGTCAGGTGAGGGGCTGGACCGGAAAACAAGCTAGAAGACTACCACATCAAACTGGAAGTGAAGTAATAGTAGTAAGGGTCTATTCTGTGGATAGTCAGGAGAATGGCATCGAAGCAGTGAACCCGATGACATTTCATAAGGATAACCCAATCGGATGCATACCTGAGTAAGAGGGATAATGAACTCTCCCCCAAATgggaataaaactgaaagaaatgggGGGAATTTCTAAGGGCGGTGCTGTGTACTGAATGTTCGTGTCCCTtgcaaaattcatttattaaaatcctACCTCTCCAAGGTGATAGTAttaggttgggggaggggggggtcttTGAGAGGTGACTGGGTCATGTGGGTATAGCCCTCatgattagtgctcttataagagAGATCCCTTGCCTCTTCTGCCATGTAAGAAAATGGCTGTCAATGAGGAAGTGGCTCCTTATCAGGCAGCTAATCTGCCAGGGCCATGATCCTaaacttgcagcctccagaactgtgagaaattaatgTTTGTTGCTCATAAGCCACCTCATTTATGGTATGTTGATACAGCAGCTCAAATGGGCTAAGACAGTTGCAGGAAAGCCAGGAACAGGTCTACTCTAAATAGGGGGTACTGACATGCTTGGTGTTAATTATGTTGGATTtatagatttaataaaatatatgttagtgatgaatcattgaattctactcctgaaaccaatattgtattctatgttaactaactagaatttaaataaaaatttataaaagatttaataaaatataagcaagGCAGTCCTTTGGGCAAGTGTGAATGCAAGACTAGTGGTGTAATAAACCACCATGTAATCTCTGTAACTAATGTTGTTATTGATTTTGTTATCTTTCAATCACCAACAAATCTATAGTGGTTCCCTTTTCccttaagaaaaatgttatttatttctgttcttgaGTAGTTAtacctgtttctctctctcttcatcttagACTTTCCTAAATGTGTAATGCTCCATtcctttattcttgttttaatgaTGGCTGATTGTTACTTAAAGATTATGATTTACCTAAAACTCCATTGTTCTAGGGTTATTTGATCTGGTTCAACTTCGGGAGAAAAGCAGCACAAAATATA
The Lynx canadensis isolate LIC74 chromosome B4, mLynCan4.pri.v2, whole genome shotgun sequence DNA segment above includes these coding regions:
- the YAF2 gene encoding YY1-associated factor 2 isoform X1, with the protein product MGDKKSPTRPKRQPKPSSDEGYWDCSVCTFRNSAEAFKCMMCDVRKGTSTRSTFFEVIVNASRTKEPLKFPISGRKPRPVSQLVAQQVTQQFVPPTQSKKEKKDKVEKEKSEKETTSKKNSHKKTRPRLKNVDRSSAQHLEVTVGDLTVIITDFKEKTKSPPASSAASADQHSQSGSSSDNTERGMSRSSSPRGEASSLNGESH
- the YAF2 gene encoding YY1-associated factor 2 isoform X2; this encodes MGDKKSPTRPKRQPKPSSDEGYWDCSVCTFRNSAEAFKCMMCDVRKGTSTRKPRPVSQLVAQQVTQQFVPPTQSKKEKKDKVEKEKSEKETTSKKNSHKKTRPRLKNVDRSSAQHLEVTVGDLTVIITDFKEKTKSPPASSAASADQHSQSGSSSDNTERGMSRSSSPRGEASSLNGESH